A single genomic interval of Chryseobacterium paludis harbors:
- the miaE gene encoding tRNA-(ms[2]io[6]A)-hydroxylase, with protein MFKLKLPTDPRWANIAEENIEEILTDHAWCEQKAATNAISLITMMPEQTEIVTGLLAIAQEELDHFNQVHEIIKKKGYSFGRARKDDYVNELAKFIVQGKREDLIVDKMLFAAMIEARSCERFKVLTENIKDEELKVFYRELMISEANHYTTFIGFARQLGDPEKVNKRWEEWLDYEASIIKSYGNKETIHG; from the coding sequence ATGTTTAAGTTGAAACTTCCTACTGATCCAAGGTGGGCAAATATTGCAGAGGAAAACATTGAAGAAATTTTAACGGATCATGCATGGTGTGAGCAGAAAGCAGCAACAAACGCTATCTCTCTTATCACGATGATGCCTGAACAAACTGAAATTGTAACCGGACTTCTTGCTATTGCTCAGGAAGAGCTTGATCATTTCAATCAGGTTCATGAGATTATTAAGAAAAAAGGATATTCTTTCGGAAGAGCCAGAAAGGATGATTATGTAAATGAGCTTGCCAAATTTATTGTTCAGGGGAAAAGAGAAGATCTTATTGTTGACAAAATGCTTTTTGCGGCTATGATAGAAGCAAGAAGTTGTGAAAGATTTAAAGTTCTTACTGAAAACATCAAAGATGAGGAGCTAAAAGTGTTCTATAGAGAGCTAATGATCTCTGAAGCAAACCATTACACAACATTCATAGGATTCGCAAGACAATTAGGTGATCCTGAAAAAGTGAATAAGCGATGGGAAGAGTGGCTAGACTATGAAGCTAGTATTATCAAATCATACGGAAACAAAGAAACAATACACGGTTAA
- a CDS encoding DUF502 domain-containing protein: protein MKKLTFENIANFFLKNFFQGLVIIGPIGLTIFVIWYVVTSIDNIIPSVAKEIPGLVFVSTILITAILGYLGNKFVVGRFFFDTMDSLLEKTPGVKHIYTPTKDVMSSFVGDKKKFNDPVWVKTNENPEIWRIGFLTQKEMSDVDKHNYVAVYLPHSYAISGWVIVTEEKNIKPVVGMTAASAMKFAVSGGVAGFHSDENIFKAPE, encoded by the coding sequence TTGAAAAAACTGACTTTTGAAAATATTGCCAACTTTTTCCTGAAAAATTTCTTTCAGGGACTTGTGATTATTGGACCTATCGGACTTACTATTTTTGTAATATGGTATGTTGTCACCTCTATTGACAATATAATACCATCTGTTGCAAAAGAAATTCCGGGGTTAGTTTTTGTATCAACCATTTTAATTACCGCAATTTTAGGATATTTAGGAAATAAATTCGTTGTGGGGAGATTTTTTTTTGACACGATGGACAGTTTGTTGGAAAAGACTCCTGGAGTAAAACATATTTACACTCCTACAAAAGATGTTATGTCTTCATTTGTGGGAGATAAGAAAAAATTTAATGATCCCGTTTGGGTAAAAACCAATGAAAACCCGGAAATCTGGAGGATTGGATTTTTAACTCAGAAAGAAATGTCTGATGTGGATAAGCACAATTATGTTGCTGTATACCTTCCACATTCATATGCTATTTCCGGATGGGTAATTGTTACAGAAGAAAAAAACATCAAACCTGTAGTGGGCATGACAGCCGCATCAGCTATGAAATTTGCTGTTAGTGGCGGCGTAGCTGGTTTCCACTCTGATGAAAATATATTTAAAGCTCCAGAGTAA